One segment of Bradyrhizobium sp. WD16 DNA contains the following:
- a CDS encoding HU family DNA-binding protein, whose amino-acid sequence MAKQLTKSELIEKITGENADLTKRQVKGVLESLTSIGYKELKKSGVFLVPGFAKFVVIKKPATKARKGINPFTKEPTVFKAKPARKIIRARPVKAAKDAL is encoded by the coding sequence ATGGCAAAGCAGTTGACGAAGTCGGAGCTGATCGAAAAAATCACCGGCGAGAACGCCGATCTCACCAAGCGCCAGGTCAAGGGCGTGCTCGAGTCGCTGACCTCGATCGGCTACAAGGAGCTGAAGAAGAGCGGCGTGTTCCTGGTGCCGGGCTTTGCGAAGTTCGTGGTCATCAAGAAGCCGGCCACCAAGGCACGCAAGGGCATCAATCCCTTCACCAAGGAGCCGACCGTGTTCAAGGCGAAGCCGGCCCGCAAGATCATCCGCGCACGGCCCGTCAAGGCGGCCAAGGACGCCCTCTGA